The following are encoded in a window of Candidatus Moraniibacteriota bacterium genomic DNA:
- a CDS encoding four helix bundle protein, translated as MATYDNLPVYKASYDLLLELFLVVNNFSRDYRFTLGEHIKNETITMMMCIYRANKDRLERKKNISLARERVENIRVLLRILKDLRQIGLKKFVVLQESIELVSKQLTGWEASCT; from the coding sequence ATGGCAACGTACGATAATCTTCCGGTATATAAAGCGAGCTATGATTTACTTCTGGAACTTTTTCTTGTTGTGAATAATTTTTCTCGGGATTATCGTTTTACTCTGGGTGAGCATATAAAAAACGAAACGATTACGATGATGATGTGTATTTATCGTGCCAATAAAGATCGATTAGAAAGAAAAAAGAATATTAGTTTAGCTCGAGAACGCGTTGAAAATATTCGCGTTTTATTGCGAATACTAAAAGATCTTCGTCAAATAGGCCTCAAAAAATTTGTTGTTTTGCAAGAATCCATAGAATTGGTTTCCAAACAACTTACCGGATGGGAGGCTAGCTGTACCTAA